The Nerophis lumbriciformis linkage group LG24, RoL_Nlum_v2.1, whole genome shotgun sequence genome includes a region encoding these proteins:
- the gpatch8 gene encoding G patch domain-containing protein 8 isoform X3, giving the protein MQGRTDPVPIILKYDVMGMGRMEMEMDYAEDATEKRRVLEVEKEETEELRQKYKDQMEKEKAIAKALEDLRANFYCELCDKQYTKHQEFDNHINSYDHAHKQRLKELKQREFARNMSRSRKGGKKKKMLRRMQELAEQRKQQDQTPGSGPMFKTTTVVVDGKKAEDEDIFAPESTAPLRAIATEIPVPDKTRHASPKPTPTFRFSLGRNKCSSPAASASSKVSVSFSFAKKTPVKLETAAAAFADHGEEAVEGEEEGQEGERPAAQDEASACDADSPKGGSRGSDGGESNSAAMTEEVPPPPPPPPPQQQQQQQNDGSSLASTLNKLKMMMKKEEGYKGQEPQYYHYMPPSHCRVKPHFQFLLFMKAIDQTQSKEDEEEDEVQGEKVQEEKVQGEKLEEEKVQEEKLQEEKVQKEKVPKEKVPKEKVPKEKLQEEKVQKEKVQKEKVQKEKVPKEKVPKEKVPKEKVPKEKLQEEKLQEEKLQEEKLQEEKLQDSSQQTESNVPECNNDKDDGTSTSTPDPPQQTSPPPKVKEEDNALCSVETTPEVLAPPTEKAETPQQPSDSNSGPKIPTGPFFPVLSKNESTTLQWPSELLEFTKSQPSLSYSCNPLYFDFKLSRNKGPRARKAAKSPKICEQPDKNKEKEKEKEKVEPAKAEPAAKAELSVNNDEAGLKAAVKAECGPSEGNDQKAVTNSGGAKKKKKKKKHKKSTKHSKRKAKDKEAAEDGEGEKEPTQETPKKKKKHKKKKSKNKAADQEEKACDEKEKTKAKCEDKLDVSSTKAAEGVVGGANKRKRSVKDQTSKSEVEEGSKGKGQEKAPSSEEHGPKKRQKTESSAPQSTSCSTSAQKSPGPARPPSSESEEEGASTTQRSRHHKSSPREERRHRSEESQRSGSRSSRHGSSRRRHHRGKTSQSRSYSSSSERSSAGSSAYSHRSRSYSDSYSDDSAEGRRRRRSKRSSDSEYERRGSRGHRRSRRRQYSSSSSDDSRSRSRSYSRRKRHRRHHRSTSRSSSSWSRSTSARSWRRSYSRSRSSASRSSSSTKASPHRRDNRGRGVSEANRRDFNRSNIYRSQSPRSSSRSLNRSATGSLTQRLGGSRDAGEHKNSLTARQLLEKIQAKKNSSNPVTGTKSGLKIKDPPQGYFGPKLPPIGNKSILPLFGKLQAGKKTPFIPLTRPDEGDKSRAGKSSDADREVILVEPIREFPPPPPPPAPPVQKVEETVVQEMTTEGQVVQEPHLLLEQESTILMPQYQGDSEQDPSQNPMMEPLMPDQQPPMHGYPVYPPQSLEEDCMEAEEDGLAPLESQPITFTPEEMEKYSKLQQAAQQHIQQQLLAKQVKNFPSAAVAAAAANLSQAQAPPALQQIHIHQPAVTMGSGTSLASVQHALLQHHAAAMGIHPAHHPHSAHTQLAQVHHIPQHHLTPISLSHLGHTLGHSLGHSLGHAGLIPAHPTAFLSGQPIHIIPASALHHTPLALHHVPHAALYPTLFTQRPSQAAAAAAALQLHPLLHPIFSGQDLQHPPNHGS; this is encoded by the exons GATCAGATGGAGAAGGAGAAAGCCATCGCAAAAGCTTTGGAAGACCTGAGGGCGAACTTCTACTGCGAGCTGTGTGACAAGCAGTACACCAAACACCAGGAATTTGACAACCACATCAACTCCTACGACCACGCCCACAAGCAG agGCTAAAGGAGCTGAAGCAGCGAGAGTTTGCACGGAATATGTCACGTTCTCGAAAAGgtgggaagaagaagaaaatgctGCGCCGTATGCAAGAGCTGGCTGAGCAGAGAAAACAGCAGGACCA AACTCCGGGAAGTGGTCCCATGTTTAAAACCACCACGGTGGTTGTGGACGGCAAGAAGGCAGAAGACGAAGACATCTTTGCCCCCGAGAGCACCGCTCCCTTGCGAGCGATCGCCACAGAGATCCCTGTTCCAGACAAAACTCGCCATGCCTCCCCTAAGCCAACCCCGACGTTTCGCTTCTCCCTGGGCAGGAACAAGTGCTCTTCCCCAGCAGCTAGCGCTTCCTCCAAAGTCAGTGTGTCGTTCTCTTTCGCCAAGAAAACTCCCGTCAAGTTGGAGACGGCGGCGGCGGCGTTCGCCGACCATGGTGAAGAGGCTGTGGAGGGAGAGGAGGAAGGCCAGGAGGGAGAAAGGCCCGCAGCACAAGATGAAGCATCCGCCTGCGATGCAGACAGCCCTAAAGGAGGATCGCGTGGAAGTGATGGAGGGGAGTCCAATAGTGCAGCCATGACGGAGGAGgtgccaccaccaccaccaccaccaccaccgcaGCAGCAACAGCAACAACAGAACGACGGAAGCTCCTTGGCCTCCACTCTGAACAAACTAAAAATGATGATGAAGAAGGAGGAGGGATACAAGGGACAAGAGCCTCAGTACTACCACTACATGCCTCCATCCCACTGTCGAGTGAAGCCCCATTTCCAGTTCCTGCTCTTCATGAAGGCAATAGATCAGACTCAAAGTAAAGAGGATGAAGAGGAGGACGAGGTGCAGGGGGAGAAGGTGCAGGAGGAAAAGGTTCAGGGGGAgaagcttgaggaggagaaggttCAGGAGGAGAAGCTTCAGGAGGAGAAGGTTCAGAAGGAGAAGGTTCCAAAGGAGAAGGTTCCGAAGGAGAAGGTTCCGAAGGAGAAGCTTCAGGAGGAGAAGGTTCAGAAGGAGAAGGTTCAGAAGGAGAAGGTTCAGAAGGAGAAGGTTCCGAAGGAGAAGGTTCCGAAGGAGAAGGTTCCGAAGGAGAAGGTTCCGAAGGAGAAGCTTCAGGAGGAGAAGCTTCAGGAGGAGAAGCTTCAGGAGGAGAAGCTTCAGGAGGAGAAGCTTCAGGACAGCTCTCAGCAGACTGAGTCCAACGTCCCCGAGTGTAATAATGACAAAGATGATGGAACCTCCACCTCAACCCCTGATCCACCGCAGCAGACTTCACCGCCCCCTAAAGTGAAGGAAGAGGACAATGCTTTATGCTCAGTGGAAACGACTCCTGAAGTTCTTGCTCCACCTACAGAGAAAGCAGAAACTCCACAACAGCCTTCGGACTCTAACTCTGGTCCTAAAATCCCTACAGGTCCCTTTTTCCCTGTGTTGAGCAAAAACGAGAGCACCACCCTGCAGTGGCCCTCCGAGCTCTTGGAGTTCACCAAATCACAACCCTCGTTGTCTTACAGCTGCAACCCGCTCTACTTTGACTTCAAGCTGTCTCGCAACAAAGGCCCGCGTGCTAGAAAAGCGGCAAAGTCTCCAAAGATTTGTGAGCAGCCCGACAAGaacaaggagaaggagaaggagaaggaaaaGGTGGAGCCCGCTAAAGCGGAGCCAGCCGCTAAAGCTGAGCTCAGCGTCAACAACGACGAGGCTGGGTTGAAGGCTGCGGTGAAGGCCGAGTGTGGCCCCTCTGAAGGCAATGATCAAAAGGCGGTGACCAACAGCGGCGGcgccaagaagaagaagaaaaagaagaagcacaAGAAGTCCACAAAGCATTCAAAGCGCAAAGCAAAAGACAAAGAGGCAGCAGAAGACGGTGAGGGTGAAAAGGAGCCCACTCAAGAGACgcccaagaagaagaaaaagcacaaaaaaaagaagagcaAAAACAAGGCTGCCGATCAGGAAGAGAAGGCATGTGATGAGAAGGAGAAAACCAAAGCAAAGTGCGAAGATAAGTTGGATGTTTCCTCCACGAAGGCGGCAGAAGGAGTGGTTGGCGGTGCGAACAAGAGGAAGCGCAGTGTGAAGGATCAGACCAGCAAGTCAGAAGTGGAGGAGGGCAGTAAGGGAAAAGGTCAAGAAAAAGCGCCTTCCTCTGAGGAGCACGGCCCCAAAAAGCGTCAAAAAACTGAGTCCAGCGCTCCTCAGAGCACCTCCTGTTCCACCTCAGCCCAGAAGAGTCCTGGTCCAGCCAGACCTCCCAGCAGCGAAAGCGAGGAGGAAGGGGCCTCCACCACCCAGCGCTCGCGCCACCACAAGTCGAGTCCTCGGGAGGAGCGTCGCCACCGCAGTGAGGAATCGCAGCGCTCTGGCAGCCGCTCGTCAAGACACGGCAGCAGCCGTCGCCGGCACCATCGCGGTAAAACCTCCCAGAGTCGCTCTTACTCCAGCAGTTCCGAGCGTTCCTCGGCCGGCAGCAGTGCCTACAGTCACAGAAGTCGCAGCTACTCGGACAGCTACAGCGACGACAGCGCCGAAGGGCGCAGGCGAAGGCGCTCTAAGCGCTCTTCGGACTCGGAGTACGAGAGGCGAGGCAGTCGAGGCCACAGGCGGTCGAGGCGGCGTCAgtactcttcctcctcctccgacGATTCACGGTCACGCTCGCGCAGCTACAGCCGCAGGAAGAGGCACCGGCGGCACCACCGCAGTACTTCCAGGAGCTCCAGCAGCTGGAGCCGCAGCACCAGCGCCCGATCTTGGCGCCGTAGCTACAGCCGTAGCCGCAGCTCGGCCAGCCGCTCGTCCAGCTCCACCAAAGCCTCCCCGCATCGGCGCGATAACCGAGGCCGAGGGGTCAGCGAGGCCAACCGCAGAGACTTTAACCGCTCCAACATTTATCGATCTCAGTCTCCTCGCTCCAGCTCGCGCAGCCTTAATCGCAGTGCCACGGGCTCGCTGACGCAGAGGCTGGGCGGGTCTCGGGATGCTGGCGAGCACAAAAACTCTCTCACGGCGCGACAGCTCCTGGAGAAGATTCAGGCAAAAAAGAATTCCAGCAATCCTGTCACAGGAACCAAATCTGGTTTGAAGATTAAGGATCCTCCACAGGGATACTTTGGTCCCAAACTTCCCCCGATAGGAAACAAAAGCATCCTACCACTTTTTGGCAAACTTCAAGCCGGGAAGAAAACGCCTTTCATCCCCCTGACCAGGCCTGACGAGGGCGACAAATCAAGAGCGGGGAAGAGCTCGGACGCAGATAGAGAAGTTATCCTGGTGGAGCCCATTCGAGAGTtcccgcccccgcccccgcctCCAGCTCCACCAGTGCAAAAAGTGGAGGAGACGGTGGTCCAAGAGATGACCACAGAAGGTCAGGTGGTCCAAGAACCCCACTTGCTGTTAGAGCAGGAGTCCACTATCTTGATGCCTCAGTATCAGGGGGACTCAGAACAGGACCCCTCGCAGAACCCCATGATGGAGCCCCTCATGCCGGACCAGCAGCCCCCCATGCACGGCTATCCTGTCTACCCCCCGCAGAGTCTGGAGGAGGACTGCATGGAGGCGGAGGAGGACGGCTTGGCTCCTCTGGAGAGTCAGCCCATCACCTTCACGCCAGAGGAGATGGAGAAGTACAGCAAGCTGCAGCAAGCGGCGCAGCAGCACATCCAGCAGCAGCTGCTGGCCAAGCAGGTCAAGAACTTCCCCTCAGCTGCCgtggccgccgccgccgccaaccTGAGCCAGGCCCAGGCGCCGCCCGCCCTGCAGCAGATCCACATCCACCAGCCTGCCGTGACAATGGGGTCCGGCACGTCCCTCGCCTCTGTACAGCATGCCCTCCTGCAGCACCACGCCGCCGCCATGGGCATCCACCCGGCGCACCACCCGCACTCGGCCCACACGCAGCTGGCCCAAGTGCACCACATCCCTCAGCACCACCTCACTCCCATCTCCTTGTCTCACTTAGGCCACACCCTCGGACACTCGCTAGGACACTCTTTGGGACACGCCGGGCTTATCCCCGCCCATCCGACCGCGTTCCTATCCGGTCAGCCCATTCACATCATCCCGGCCTCTGCGCTCCACCACACCCCGCTGGCTCTGCACCACGTCCCCCACGCAGCCCTTTACCCCACCCTCTTCACGCAGAGGCCCTCGCAGGCTGCGGCCGCAGCGGCGGCTCTCCAGCTCCACCCCCTCCTCCACCCAATCTTCTCAGGGCAGGACCTCCAGCACCCGCCTAACCACGGCTCCTGA
- the gpatch8 gene encoding G patch domain-containing protein 8 isoform X2 produces MLSKSRLSPSWLSITRTKTTQPVVSLSLFPSGRTDPVPIILKYDVMGMGRMEMEMDYAEDATEKRRVLEVEKEETEELRQKYKDQMEKEKAIAKALEDLRANFYCELCDKQYTKHQEFDNHINSYDHAHKQRLKELKQREFARNMSRSRKGGKKKKMLRRMQELAEQRKQQDQTPGSGPMFKTTTVVVDGKKAEDEDIFAPESTAPLRAIATEIPVPDKTRHASPKPTPTFRFSLGRNKCSSPAASASSKVSVSFSFAKKTPVKLETAAAAFADHGEEAVEGEEEGQEGERPAAQDEASACDADSPKGGSRGSDGGESNSAAMTEEVPPPPPPPPPQQQQQQQNDGSSLASTLNKLKMMMKKEEGYKGQEPQYYHYMPPSHCRVKPHFQFLLFMKAIDQTQSKEDEEEDEVQGEKVQEEKVQGEKLEEEKVQEEKLQEEKVQKEKVPKEKVPKEKVPKEKLQEEKVQKEKVQKEKVQKEKVPKEKVPKEKVPKEKVPKEKLQEEKLQEEKLQEEKLQEEKLQDSSQQTESNVPECNNDKDDGTSTSTPDPPQQTSPPPKVKEEDNALCSVETTPEVLAPPTEKAETPQQPSDSNSGPKIPTGPFFPVLSKNESTTLQWPSELLEFTKSQPSLSYSCNPLYFDFKLSRNKGPRARKAAKSPKICEQPDKNKEKEKEKEKVEPAKAEPAAKAELSVNNDEAGLKAAVKAECGPSEGNDQKAVTNSGGAKKKKKKKKHKKSTKHSKRKAKDKEAAEDGEGEKEPTQETPKKKKKHKKKKSKNKAADQEEKACDEKEKTKAKCEDKLDVSSTKAAEGVVGGANKRKRSVKDQTSKSEVEEGSKGKGQEKAPSSEEHGPKKRQKTESSAPQSTSCSTSAQKSPGPARPPSSESEEEGASTTQRSRHHKSSPREERRHRSEESQRSGSRSSRHGSSRRRHHRGKTSQSRSYSSSSERSSAGSSAYSHRSRSYSDSYSDDSAEGRRRRRSKRSSDSEYERRGSRGHRRSRRRQYSSSSSDDSRSRSRSYSRRKRHRRHHRSTSRSSSSWSRSTSARSWRRSYSRSRSSASRSSSSTKASPHRRDNRGRGVSEANRRDFNRSNIYRSQSPRSSSRSLNRSATGSLTQRLGGSRDAGEHKNSLTARQLLEKIQAKKNSSNPVTGTKSGLKIKDPPQGYFGPKLPPIGNKSILPLFGKLQAGKKTPFIPLTRPDEGDKSRAGKSSDADREVILVEPIREFPPPPPPPAPPVQKVEETVVQEMTTEGQVVQEPHLLLEQESTILMPQYQGDSEQDPSQNPMMEPLMPDQQPPMHGYPVYPPQSLEEDCMEAEEDGLAPLESQPITFTPEEMEKYSKLQQAAQQHIQQQLLAKQVKNFPSAAVAAAAANLSQAQAPPALQQIHIHQPAVTMGSGTSLASVQHALLQHHAAAMGIHPAHHPHSAHTQLAQVHHIPQHHLTPISLSHLGHTLGHSLGHSLGHAGLIPAHPTAFLSGQPIHIIPASALHHTPLALHHVPHAALYPTLFTQRPSQAAAAAAALQLHPLLHPIFSGQDLQHPPNHGS; encoded by the exons GATCAGATGGAGAAGGAGAAAGCCATCGCAAAAGCTTTGGAAGACCTGAGGGCGAACTTCTACTGCGAGCTGTGTGACAAGCAGTACACCAAACACCAGGAATTTGACAACCACATCAACTCCTACGACCACGCCCACAAGCAG agGCTAAAGGAGCTGAAGCAGCGAGAGTTTGCACGGAATATGTCACGTTCTCGAAAAGgtgggaagaagaagaaaatgctGCGCCGTATGCAAGAGCTGGCTGAGCAGAGAAAACAGCAGGACCA AACTCCGGGAAGTGGTCCCATGTTTAAAACCACCACGGTGGTTGTGGACGGCAAGAAGGCAGAAGACGAAGACATCTTTGCCCCCGAGAGCACCGCTCCCTTGCGAGCGATCGCCACAGAGATCCCTGTTCCAGACAAAACTCGCCATGCCTCCCCTAAGCCAACCCCGACGTTTCGCTTCTCCCTGGGCAGGAACAAGTGCTCTTCCCCAGCAGCTAGCGCTTCCTCCAAAGTCAGTGTGTCGTTCTCTTTCGCCAAGAAAACTCCCGTCAAGTTGGAGACGGCGGCGGCGGCGTTCGCCGACCATGGTGAAGAGGCTGTGGAGGGAGAGGAGGAAGGCCAGGAGGGAGAAAGGCCCGCAGCACAAGATGAAGCATCCGCCTGCGATGCAGACAGCCCTAAAGGAGGATCGCGTGGAAGTGATGGAGGGGAGTCCAATAGTGCAGCCATGACGGAGGAGgtgccaccaccaccaccaccaccaccaccgcaGCAGCAACAGCAACAACAGAACGACGGAAGCTCCTTGGCCTCCACTCTGAACAAACTAAAAATGATGATGAAGAAGGAGGAGGGATACAAGGGACAAGAGCCTCAGTACTACCACTACATGCCTCCATCCCACTGTCGAGTGAAGCCCCATTTCCAGTTCCTGCTCTTCATGAAGGCAATAGATCAGACTCAAAGTAAAGAGGATGAAGAGGAGGACGAGGTGCAGGGGGAGAAGGTGCAGGAGGAAAAGGTTCAGGGGGAgaagcttgaggaggagaaggttCAGGAGGAGAAGCTTCAGGAGGAGAAGGTTCAGAAGGAGAAGGTTCCAAAGGAGAAGGTTCCGAAGGAGAAGGTTCCGAAGGAGAAGCTTCAGGAGGAGAAGGTTCAGAAGGAGAAGGTTCAGAAGGAGAAGGTTCAGAAGGAGAAGGTTCCGAAGGAGAAGGTTCCGAAGGAGAAGGTTCCGAAGGAGAAGGTTCCGAAGGAGAAGCTTCAGGAGGAGAAGCTTCAGGAGGAGAAGCTTCAGGAGGAGAAGCTTCAGGAGGAGAAGCTTCAGGACAGCTCTCAGCAGACTGAGTCCAACGTCCCCGAGTGTAATAATGACAAAGATGATGGAACCTCCACCTCAACCCCTGATCCACCGCAGCAGACTTCACCGCCCCCTAAAGTGAAGGAAGAGGACAATGCTTTATGCTCAGTGGAAACGACTCCTGAAGTTCTTGCTCCACCTACAGAGAAAGCAGAAACTCCACAACAGCCTTCGGACTCTAACTCTGGTCCTAAAATCCCTACAGGTCCCTTTTTCCCTGTGTTGAGCAAAAACGAGAGCACCACCCTGCAGTGGCCCTCCGAGCTCTTGGAGTTCACCAAATCACAACCCTCGTTGTCTTACAGCTGCAACCCGCTCTACTTTGACTTCAAGCTGTCTCGCAACAAAGGCCCGCGTGCTAGAAAAGCGGCAAAGTCTCCAAAGATTTGTGAGCAGCCCGACAAGaacaaggagaaggagaaggagaaggaaaaGGTGGAGCCCGCTAAAGCGGAGCCAGCCGCTAAAGCTGAGCTCAGCGTCAACAACGACGAGGCTGGGTTGAAGGCTGCGGTGAAGGCCGAGTGTGGCCCCTCTGAAGGCAATGATCAAAAGGCGGTGACCAACAGCGGCGGcgccaagaagaagaagaaaaagaagaagcacaAGAAGTCCACAAAGCATTCAAAGCGCAAAGCAAAAGACAAAGAGGCAGCAGAAGACGGTGAGGGTGAAAAGGAGCCCACTCAAGAGACgcccaagaagaagaaaaagcacaaaaaaaagaagagcaAAAACAAGGCTGCCGATCAGGAAGAGAAGGCATGTGATGAGAAGGAGAAAACCAAAGCAAAGTGCGAAGATAAGTTGGATGTTTCCTCCACGAAGGCGGCAGAAGGAGTGGTTGGCGGTGCGAACAAGAGGAAGCGCAGTGTGAAGGATCAGACCAGCAAGTCAGAAGTGGAGGAGGGCAGTAAGGGAAAAGGTCAAGAAAAAGCGCCTTCCTCTGAGGAGCACGGCCCCAAAAAGCGTCAAAAAACTGAGTCCAGCGCTCCTCAGAGCACCTCCTGTTCCACCTCAGCCCAGAAGAGTCCTGGTCCAGCCAGACCTCCCAGCAGCGAAAGCGAGGAGGAAGGGGCCTCCACCACCCAGCGCTCGCGCCACCACAAGTCGAGTCCTCGGGAGGAGCGTCGCCACCGCAGTGAGGAATCGCAGCGCTCTGGCAGCCGCTCGTCAAGACACGGCAGCAGCCGTCGCCGGCACCATCGCGGTAAAACCTCCCAGAGTCGCTCTTACTCCAGCAGTTCCGAGCGTTCCTCGGCCGGCAGCAGTGCCTACAGTCACAGAAGTCGCAGCTACTCGGACAGCTACAGCGACGACAGCGCCGAAGGGCGCAGGCGAAGGCGCTCTAAGCGCTCTTCGGACTCGGAGTACGAGAGGCGAGGCAGTCGAGGCCACAGGCGGTCGAGGCGGCGTCAgtactcttcctcctcctccgacGATTCACGGTCACGCTCGCGCAGCTACAGCCGCAGGAAGAGGCACCGGCGGCACCACCGCAGTACTTCCAGGAGCTCCAGCAGCTGGAGCCGCAGCACCAGCGCCCGATCTTGGCGCCGTAGCTACAGCCGTAGCCGCAGCTCGGCCAGCCGCTCGTCCAGCTCCACCAAAGCCTCCCCGCATCGGCGCGATAACCGAGGCCGAGGGGTCAGCGAGGCCAACCGCAGAGACTTTAACCGCTCCAACATTTATCGATCTCAGTCTCCTCGCTCCAGCTCGCGCAGCCTTAATCGCAGTGCCACGGGCTCGCTGACGCAGAGGCTGGGCGGGTCTCGGGATGCTGGCGAGCACAAAAACTCTCTCACGGCGCGACAGCTCCTGGAGAAGATTCAGGCAAAAAAGAATTCCAGCAATCCTGTCACAGGAACCAAATCTGGTTTGAAGATTAAGGATCCTCCACAGGGATACTTTGGTCCCAAACTTCCCCCGATAGGAAACAAAAGCATCCTACCACTTTTTGGCAAACTTCAAGCCGGGAAGAAAACGCCTTTCATCCCCCTGACCAGGCCTGACGAGGGCGACAAATCAAGAGCGGGGAAGAGCTCGGACGCAGATAGAGAAGTTATCCTGGTGGAGCCCATTCGAGAGTtcccgcccccgcccccgcctCCAGCTCCACCAGTGCAAAAAGTGGAGGAGACGGTGGTCCAAGAGATGACCACAGAAGGTCAGGTGGTCCAAGAACCCCACTTGCTGTTAGAGCAGGAGTCCACTATCTTGATGCCTCAGTATCAGGGGGACTCAGAACAGGACCCCTCGCAGAACCCCATGATGGAGCCCCTCATGCCGGACCAGCAGCCCCCCATGCACGGCTATCCTGTCTACCCCCCGCAGAGTCTGGAGGAGGACTGCATGGAGGCGGAGGAGGACGGCTTGGCTCCTCTGGAGAGTCAGCCCATCACCTTCACGCCAGAGGAGATGGAGAAGTACAGCAAGCTGCAGCAAGCGGCGCAGCAGCACATCCAGCAGCAGCTGCTGGCCAAGCAGGTCAAGAACTTCCCCTCAGCTGCCgtggccgccgccgccgccaaccTGAGCCAGGCCCAGGCGCCGCCCGCCCTGCAGCAGATCCACATCCACCAGCCTGCCGTGACAATGGGGTCCGGCACGTCCCTCGCCTCTGTACAGCATGCCCTCCTGCAGCACCACGCCGCCGCCATGGGCATCCACCCGGCGCACCACCCGCACTCGGCCCACACGCAGCTGGCCCAAGTGCACCACATCCCTCAGCACCACCTCACTCCCATCTCCTTGTCTCACTTAGGCCACACCCTCGGACACTCGCTAGGACACTCTTTGGGACACGCCGGGCTTATCCCCGCCCATCCGACCGCGTTCCTATCCGGTCAGCCCATTCACATCATCCCGGCCTCTGCGCTCCACCACACCCCGCTGGCTCTGCACCACGTCCCCCACGCAGCCCTTTACCCCACCCTCTTCACGCAGAGGCCCTCGCAGGCTGCGGCCGCAGCGGCGGCTCTCCAGCTCCACCCCCTCCTCCACCCAATCTTCTCAGGGCAGGACCTCCAGCACCCGCCTAACCACGGCTCCTGA